Below is a window of Myxococcales bacterium DNA.
TCGACCAGCACCACCTACGCCGTTGGTGACGTGACCACGGTTCGGTTGCCGGACATGTCTCAGGGCGTCGAGTTGATCCCTGGCGCATCCGCCACGAGCAGCGGAGTGACCCTCACGCTGGCGGCGGGCACAACGATGGAGTTCGATCTGCTCGCTTTCGAGACGCCGGAGCAGCTGAGATTCCGAGCCGCCGAGGTGCCGTTGGCCAAGGCACCTCCCGCCGTAGACGAGAGCATCGGGTTCGAGATCGTCGTGGGTACGACGCCCGTCGATACCCGGTTCTGCCCACACGCCGCGCTCAGCGTGCCGAACACCGCGGGCTGGCCTCCCGGCACCGAGGTGGAGTTCTGGGTGCACGGTGTCTCCCTCGACGAGGAGTGGGCGCCGTACGGTGGCTGGGGCAAGGTCAGCGACGGAACGGTGAGCGCCGACGGCGGTCGTGTGGTGACGGGCGACGCTGCGGGTGTGCCGATCCTTGGTGTGTTCGGGATCAAGAAGCACTAGCGAGCTTGCGGTGCGATGACCGCCGTCGCAGGCCGAGGGAGACACGTCGAGCTTGACGTCGTCGTCGATGCGGTTATCCTCACCCGAAGTACTGACCAGGTGGTGACAGGCTCCCAAACCTAGATTTTCGCTAGAAAACCTCGAAAAGAACTGGTGCGCCGCGAGTCGTTTCGCGATGAGCCCCGGTCAGCCATCTGCGGCGAAAGTCGCGCGTGGCGGGAGTATCCTGAAGCCGCCGGCTCGCGCGCGAGCCACAGAGCGGGGTAGTAGGAGTGGCCCCTACGCCGGGATAGCCTCCCGGAGAGGTTCGTTCGATTCGAGCCCCCGCAACCGTGTCGTGAGCCCCGTATGGGATCACGAACCCCGTCGCGCGCCCAAGCGAGTCGCGCGCCCGCGAGCCCGGCCGCCGCCGATGCACGACGGCACGCTTGCATGTGCAGTCCTTCGTCGTGCGTCGGCTTCTCCGATGCAGCGAGGAACGCTGCCGAGGCGTTGTTGCGCCTTGGTTGGAGAAACCATCTTGAAGAAACAAAAGGAAATGAAAAAAATGGAAACAGAATCTGAAACTTTGAACATGACGTTGGCGATACCCGCGGGCGTCACTGCGCGACCCCCGCAGCCCGAACCGGGGTCGAGCGCAGAGGAAGAAGCGCGGTCGAGCCTGGACACGTCGCGGTTGGCCGAGGAGCTGCGGACACTTCGCGCTCGCTCGCTGGCCCTGAAAGGCCGCCTCCGCCAGCGCTGGACGGAGCCCATGGGAGACGTGCAACGAGAGCTCCTGGCCGTGCAGCTCGAAACCACGGAGCGCTTGGTGCTCTTGACCTGGACCCGCGGCCGCCTGCACGTTCGCACGATGCCCCAGCGAGACGCCGTGCAGGGTACGGACACGTTCTACTTTCGTTGCCCCGGCACACGCGCCCTGCAGCTGATCCGTTGGGACCCCAGCGACTACCGCGACCGAATCGTGCGTGCGCTCCGGCCAGTCTATGCCGCAGCGCCCAGTCATGCGGGGCGTGGCGCCGCGAGCGCCCAGGGGTCGAGATGAGCACCACGCACGTCTCACCGTTGATCGACATCGGCGTGAACCTCGGTCACCGGAGCTTCGCTCGCGATCGGTCGGCCGTCCTGGCTCGAGCCCGCGCTGCGGGCGTCGTGCAACAGGTCGTGACGGGAACGAGCACGGAGGGCAGCCGCTCCGCCGTCGGGCTCGCACGGGAGCATCCGGGTTTGCTGTTCGCGACGGCTGGTATCCACCCCCACTCTGCGAGTGAGCTGAATGCGTCGTCCATCGCGACGCTGCGGGAGCTCCGAGAGCGCGAGGCCTCCCCGGTGGTCGCGATTGGAGAGTGCGGGCTCGACTATGACCGCGACTTCTCCCCGCGCCCCGTGCAGCGAAGGTGTTTTGCGGCGCAGCTGGCCCTGGCCGCGGAGCTCGCGCTGCCGGTGTTCCTGCACGAGCGGGAGGCCCACGAGGACTTTGCTGCGATCTTGCGCGAGCACCGCGCCTCACTGACCGGCGCGGTGCTGCATTGTTTCACCGGTGGCCGCGCTCAGCTCGGTGCGTACCTGGAGCTCGGCTGCCACATTGGCATCACCGGTTGGATTGCCGACGAACGTCGCGGAGCTGCGCTGAGAGAAACGGTCCCGGCGATCCCGGCGGGGCGTTTGATGCTGGAGACCGACGCCCCCTTCCTCTTGCCGCGGAGCGCACCGAAGAGTGTGGGACGTCGCAATGAGCCAGCCTTCTTGCCGCTGGTCCTCGCAGCGGTGGCAGCGGTCACCGGGCGCGACGCGCGCGAGCTCGCGCTGGACACCACGCGAACAGCGCAGCGGTTTTTCGGACTGCCCGCTGCCACTCTCGAGATGGCGACGGCGGCGGGGGAACTCTGATGGGGTGGGCAGCGGGTCATATTTCCCGCCTCGCCGCCGGCGAGAGCGTGAGCTTTCGTCCGCGTGGTAGCAGCATGCGGGGTCGCGTCGAGGATGGCGAGCTGGTCACGGTGTGCCCGCTCGCGGCGCACGAGCTCGGAGCGGGGGACGTCGTGTTGTGTCGCGTTCGTGGCGCGGAGTACCTGCACCTGATCAAGGC
It encodes the following:
- a CDS encoding TatD family hydrolase; this encodes MSTTHVSPLIDIGVNLGHRSFARDRSAVLARARAAGVVQQVVTGTSTEGSRSAVGLAREHPGLLFATAGIHPHSASELNASSIATLRELREREASPVVAIGECGLDYDRDFSPRPVQRRCFAAQLALAAELALPVFLHEREAHEDFAAILREHRASLTGAVLHCFTGGRAQLGAYLELGCHIGITGWIADERRGAALRETVPAIPAGRLMLETDAPFLLPRSAPKSVGRRNEPAFLPLVLAAVAAVTGRDARELALDTTRTAQRFFGLPAATLEMATAAGEL
- a CDS encoding S24/S26 family peptidase — translated: MGWAAGHISRLAAGESVSFRPRGSSMRGRVEDGELVTVCPLAAHELGAGDVVLCRVRGAEYLHLIKAVQGKRYLIGNNRGGVNGWIGRQGIFGLLVR